CGAGGCCCAGCGTGTCACCAACATCTCGACCGGCGCCGGCAGCCCGCGCTGGCGCCCCGACGGCCGCGCGATCCTCCTCTCCAGCATGGTGTATCCCGGCGCCGCGAACGACTCGGCCAACCGGGCCGCGGCCGCGGAGCGCCGGGCCCGCAAGTACAACGCGCGCGTCTACGAGTCGTCGCCGATCCGGCTCTGGGACCGCTGGCTCGACGACCGCAGGCCAAGTCTCTTCGTTCAGCCGCTCGACCCGGGGGCGCCGGGGACGCCGGCCCGCGACATCCTCGCGGGCTCGCAGCTCGTCGCGGGCGCCGGGTTCGGTGGCCAGCTTGGCAACAGCGGCGAAGACCTCGCGGCGGCTTGGACCCCCGACGGAGGCGGCGTGGTCTTCGCCGCGACGATCAACCGCACCGAGTGGACCTACGCCGACGTCGTACAAGCGCTCTGGCTGGTGGCCGCCTCCGGCGGCGAGCCTCGGCGCCTAACGGAAGGGAATGGCGACTTCGCTTCCCCGCGTTTCCGCCCCGACGGCCGGGCGCTGTACGCCATCATGACCCCGACCAACGAGCGCACCTTCAACAACCAGCGGCTGGTGATGTGGCAGTGGCCGGCCTCCGGCACGCCTCAGGTGGTGGCTGGCGGCGCCGAGCGGTCCGTCGGCTCTTGGGACATAAGCCCCGACAGCCGCACCGTCTATTTCCTGTCGGAGACCGAAGGTCACAGCAAGCTTTTCCGCGTACCCACAACCGGCGGCGCGGCGCTCGAGGTTGGCGCGCTAACGAGCGGGACGTACGGCGGCCTCTCGGTCGAGGGGACCGGTGCCGCGGCTCAGCTGGCCGCGACCTGGGAGAGCGCGCTGAGCCCCGCGGAGATCGGGCGCATCGACCCAGCTACCGGGCGGTTCACTCCGCTCACCCGCTTCAACGCCGAGCGGGTGGCGCGCATCGACTGGCAGCCGCTGCGTGAGTTCTGGTTCACCACCAGCCGAGGCAAGCGCATCCATAGTTTCATCGCGCTGCCGCCCGCGTTCGACTCCACGCGGAAGTACCCGCTCTTCGTGTTGATCCACGGCGGCGCGGCCAACATGTGGACCGACAACTTCGGCCTGCGCTGGAACCCGCACCTCCTCGGCAGCCCCGGCTACGTCATGCTGATGACCGACTACACCGGCTCGACCGGCTACGGCGAGCGGTTCTCCCAGGATATCCAGTTCGACCCGCTCGAGGGCCCGGCCAACGAGCTCAACGAGGCCGCCGACGAGGCGATCAGACGGTTCGCTTTCATCGACGCGGCGCGCCAGGTGGCGGGCGGGG
The sequence above is a segment of the Gemmatimonadales bacterium genome. Coding sequences within it:
- a CDS encoding S9 family peptidase, yielding MVRLRILALALVAALPLARAAAQQPARHAITHEDVYLMKRIGAPVLSPDGRWAVFSMTEPSYPEADAVSDLWLVPTDGSAEPRRITNTKGGEGGATWSPDGRRIAFTARREGDDASQVYVLNVAEGGEAQRVTNISTGAGSPRWRPDGRAILLSSMVYPGAANDSANRAAAAERRARKYNARVYESSPIRLWDRWLDDRRPSLFVQPLDPGAPGTPARDILAGSQLVAGAGFGGQLGNSGEDLAAAWTPDGGGVVFAATINRTEWTYADVVQALWLVAASGGEPRRLTEGNGDFASPRFRPDGRALYAIMTPTNERTFNNQRLVMWQWPASGTPQVVAGGAERSVGSWDISPDSRTVYFLSETEGHSKLFRVPTTGGAALEVGALTSGTYGGLSVEGTGAAAQLAATWESALSPAEIGRIDPATGRFTPLTRFNAERVARIDWQPLREFWFTTSRGKRIHSFIALPPAFDSTRKYPLFVLIHGGAANMWTDNFGLRWNPHLLGSPGYVMLMTDYTGSTGYGERFSQDIQFDPLEGPANELNEAADEAIRRFAFIDAARQVAGGASYGGHLTNWLAVTTTRYRALISHAGEWDLETQWATSDYNYDRERNVGGPPWTDVALWRTQSPMRRAANLHTPVLVSVGERDFRVPMNNALEFWTALQRQRVPSKLIVWPNENHWILNGENSRFWYRELHAWLARWLTDGTPAGGR